A single Kribbella aluminosa DNA region contains:
- a CDS encoding MarR family winged helix-turn-helix transcriptional regulator produces MSTQWLDDAEMTAWLRLVSVVELLPGILDSQLRRDAELTHYEYYVLAMLSEAPKRTLRMTALAQRTNATLPRLSHVVKRLEDRGLIERFPCPADARATNARLTAAGWQKIRATAPGHVATVRQHVIDALTPKQVTQLAEIAGAILDAVDPDGDLSAVYRR; encoded by the coding sequence ATGAGCACACAGTGGCTGGACGACGCGGAGATGACCGCCTGGCTGCGGCTGGTCAGCGTGGTCGAGCTCCTCCCCGGCATCCTCGACTCGCAGTTGCGCCGGGACGCCGAGCTCACGCACTACGAGTACTACGTACTCGCGATGCTGTCCGAGGCGCCGAAGCGGACGCTGCGGATGACCGCGCTCGCGCAACGGACGAACGCCACGCTCCCCCGGCTGTCACATGTCGTGAAGCGGCTCGAGGACCGCGGGCTGATCGAGCGGTTCCCGTGCCCGGCCGACGCCCGCGCCACCAACGCCCGGCTCACCGCGGCCGGCTGGCAGAAGATCAGGGCCACCGCCCCCGGTCATGTCGCGACGGTCCGGCAGCACGTCATCGACGCGCTCACGCCGAAGCAGGTCACCCAGCTCGCCGAGATCGCCGGCGCGATCCTCGACGCGGTCGACCCGGACGGCGACCTCAGCGCGGTGTACCGACGCTGA
- a CDS encoding error-prone DNA polymerase translates to MGYNNPPIKWSELERKLSDRSRPGSHGGRPVTADGGDSPAWSQHRGPYVPEPVRRPEHAVPYAELHVHSNFSFLDGASQPEDLVEAAVRQGLHALALTDHDGFYGAARFAEAAAAYSLPTVFGAELSLGLTGPQNGVADPEGSHLLVLAEGQEGYHKLAGEITEAQLKGGEKGKPVYSLERLAAEGRDQWVILTGCRKGLVRQALELGGRADGPAAAGRELDRLTALFGKDRVVVELIDHHLPADTTRNRILAALAADRGLPVVATNNVHYATPAQYRLASALAAVRARRDLDAMDGWLPSSGMAFVRSGAELTARFRRYDGAVARSVTLADQLAFDLARAKPKLPLRDVPEGETPMSWLRVLTFEGAARRYGTREQRPDAYQRLERELAVIEEKEFPGYFLIVEDIVRFAHDHGILCQGRGSAANSAVCYALGITAVDSILYDLPFERFLATTRAEEPDIDVDFDSGRREEVIQHVYQKYGRRNAAQVANVISYRPKSAVRDMAKALGYSVGQQDAWSKQVDGWSPEITSTQHDIPPQVVAMASELLKFPRHLGIHSGGMVLTERPVGEVVPIEHARMENRTVLQWDKDDCAWMGLVKFDLLGLGMLAALQYCLDMVREQIGESWELHTIPREEAGVYDQLCRADSVGVFQVESRAQMATLPRLKPRRFYDLVTEIALIRPGPIQGGAVHPYIRRRTGEEPITYLHPKLEPVLQRTMGVPLFQEQLMQMAMAVGEIDGDEADLLRRAMGSKRGIERISSLKEKLYAGMAGNGITGDLADDIYAKIEAFANFGFAESHSISFALLVYSSTWLRLHYPAAFLASLLRAQPMGFYSPQSLVADARRHGVEVRRPQLQLSGVDAGLELLVDGQQLTGPTGSPACLDDPQPPVGPFDPKAPSDTTAHRRDGAFAVRLGLAEVRTVGEKGAKLIVEERDRGGPFTEMADLVRRTGITAAQVEALATAGAFDCFGLDRRQALWEAGRAAEERPGRLAGISAAGPPPTLPGMSDVEADMADLWSTAITTTSHPMERVREQLRAEGILSAAQLREAPNGARVRVAGVVTHRQRPATASGVTFMNLEDETGMANIVITVGCWHHHAAVARNAAALIIRGRVERAGEVTNLSAEHLQRLPLAARTKSRDFR, encoded by the coding sequence ATGGGATATAACAATCCACCGATAAAGTGGTCGGAGCTGGAGCGGAAGCTGTCGGATCGCTCCCGGCCGGGGAGCCATGGTGGGCGGCCGGTGACGGCCGACGGTGGGGACAGTCCGGCGTGGTCGCAGCACCGGGGGCCGTATGTGCCGGAGCCGGTTCGGCGGCCGGAGCATGCGGTGCCGTATGCGGAGCTGCACGTGCATTCGAATTTCTCCTTCCTGGACGGGGCCTCGCAGCCGGAGGACCTGGTCGAGGCCGCCGTTCGGCAGGGGTTGCATGCGCTGGCGTTGACCGATCACGACGGGTTCTACGGCGCGGCGCGGTTCGCCGAGGCCGCCGCGGCGTACTCGTTGCCGACGGTGTTCGGGGCGGAGCTCTCACTCGGGCTGACCGGCCCGCAGAACGGGGTGGCCGACCCGGAGGGCAGTCACCTGCTGGTGCTGGCCGAGGGACAGGAGGGGTACCACAAACTCGCCGGTGAGATCACCGAGGCGCAGTTGAAAGGCGGGGAGAAGGGGAAGCCGGTCTACTCACTGGAGCGGTTGGCCGCCGAGGGGCGTGACCAGTGGGTGATCCTGACCGGCTGCCGCAAGGGGCTGGTCCGGCAGGCGCTCGAGCTCGGCGGGCGGGCCGACGGCCCGGCCGCGGCCGGGCGTGAGCTGGACCGGCTGACCGCGTTGTTCGGCAAGGACCGGGTGGTCGTCGAGCTGATCGACCACCACCTGCCCGCCGACACCACGCGGAACCGGATCCTGGCCGCGCTGGCCGCCGACCGCGGCCTCCCGGTAGTTGCCACGAACAACGTTCACTACGCGACCCCGGCGCAGTACCGGCTGGCGTCCGCGCTGGCCGCCGTCCGGGCCCGGCGGGACCTGGACGCGATGGACGGCTGGCTGCCGTCGAGCGGGATGGCGTTCGTGCGTTCCGGCGCGGAGCTGACCGCGCGGTTCCGGCGGTACGACGGGGCGGTGGCGCGGTCGGTGACGCTCGCGGACCAGCTCGCGTTCGACCTGGCGCGGGCGAAGCCGAAGCTGCCGCTGCGCGACGTACCGGAGGGAGAGACGCCGATGTCGTGGCTGCGGGTGCTGACGTTCGAGGGCGCGGCCCGGCGGTACGGGACACGCGAGCAGCGGCCGGATGCCTATCAGCGGCTGGAGCGGGAGCTGGCCGTGATCGAGGAGAAGGAGTTCCCGGGGTACTTCCTGATCGTGGAGGACATCGTCCGGTTCGCCCACGACCACGGGATCCTCTGCCAGGGCAGGGGGTCGGCGGCGAACTCCGCGGTCTGCTACGCGCTCGGGATCACCGCGGTGGACAGCATCCTCTACGACCTGCCGTTCGAGCGGTTCCTCGCGACGACGCGCGCCGAGGAGCCGGACATCGACGTCGACTTCGACTCCGGGCGCCGCGAGGAGGTGATCCAGCACGTCTACCAGAAGTACGGCCGGCGCAACGCGGCCCAGGTGGCGAACGTGATCTCCTACCGCCCGAAGTCCGCCGTCCGCGACATGGCGAAGGCCCTCGGGTACTCCGTCGGTCAGCAGGACGCGTGGTCGAAACAGGTGGACGGCTGGAGCCCAGAGATCACGTCGACCCAGCACGACATCCCGCCGCAGGTGGTGGCGATGGCGAGCGAGCTGCTGAAGTTCCCGCGGCACCTGGGGATCCACTCCGGCGGGATGGTGCTGACCGAGCGGCCGGTCGGTGAGGTGGTGCCGATCGAGCACGCCCGGATGGAGAACCGCACGGTCCTGCAGTGGGACAAGGACGACTGCGCGTGGATGGGGCTGGTGAAGTTCGACCTGCTCGGGCTCGGCATGCTGGCCGCGCTGCAGTACTGCCTGGACATGGTCCGGGAGCAGATCGGCGAGTCCTGGGAGCTGCACACGATCCCGCGCGAGGAGGCCGGGGTCTACGACCAGCTCTGCCGGGCGGACTCGGTGGGCGTGTTCCAGGTCGAGTCCCGGGCACAGATGGCGACGCTGCCGCGGCTGAAACCACGACGGTTCTACGACCTGGTCACCGAGATCGCGCTGATCCGGCCGGGCCCGATCCAAGGCGGCGCCGTGCACCCGTACATCCGCCGCCGGACCGGGGAGGAGCCGATCACCTACCTGCATCCGAAGCTGGAGCCGGTGCTGCAGCGGACCATGGGCGTGCCGCTGTTCCAGGAGCAGCTGATGCAGATGGCGATGGCGGTCGGCGAGATCGACGGCGACGAGGCCGACCTGCTGCGCCGCGCGATGGGGTCGAAACGCGGCATCGAGCGGATCTCCTCACTGAAGGAGAAGCTGTACGCCGGGATGGCCGGCAACGGGATCACCGGCGACCTGGCCGACGACATCTACGCCAAGATCGAGGCGTTCGCGAACTTCGGGTTCGCCGAGTCGCACTCGATCAGCTTCGCGCTGCTCGTCTACTCCAGCACCTGGCTGCGGCTGCACTACCCGGCGGCGTTCCTGGCCTCGCTGCTCCGGGCGCAACCGATGGGGTTCTACTCGCCGCAGTCCCTGGTCGCGGACGCCCGCCGGCACGGTGTCGAAGTACGGCGTCCGCAGCTGCAGCTGTCCGGTGTCGACGCCGGGCTCGAGCTGCTCGTCGACGGACAGCAGCTCACCGGGCCGACCGGGTCGCCGGCCTGTCTGGACGATCCGCAGCCACCGGTCGGGCCGTTCGACCCGAAGGCGCCGTCCGACACCACGGCGCACCGCCGGGACGGGGCGTTCGCGGTCCGGCTCGGGCTCGCCGAGGTGCGCACGGTGGGGGAGAAGGGCGCGAAGCTGATCGTCGAGGAGCGGGACCGCGGCGGGCCGTTCACCGAGATGGCCGACCTGGTCCGGCGGACCGGGATCACCGCGGCGCAGGTCGAGGCGCTGGCGACCGCCGGGGCGTTCGACTGCTTCGGCCTGGACCGGCGGCAGGCGCTCTGGGAGGCGGGCCGCGCGGCCGAGGAACGCCCGGGCCGGCTGGCCGGGATCAGCGCGGCCGGTCCGCCGCCGACACTGCCCGGGATGAGCGACGTCGAGGCCGACATGGCCGACCTGTGGTCGACCGCGATCACCACCACCAGCCACCCGATGGAACGCGTCCGCGAACAGCTCCGCGCCGAAGGCATCCTGTCCGCCGCCCAGCTCCGCGAGGCCCCGAACGGCGCCCGCGTCCGGGTCGCCGGTGTCGTCACCCACCGCCAGCGGCCGGCCACCGCCTCCGGCGTCACGTTCATGAACCTCGAGGACGAGACCGGCATGGCGAACATCGTCATCACCGTCGGCTGCTGGCACCACCACGCCGCCGTAGCCCGCAACGCCGCCGCCCTCATCATCCGCGGCCGCGTCGAGCGCGCCGGCGAAGTAACCAACCTCTCCGCCGAACACCTCCAACGCCTCCCCCTGGCCGCCCGCACCAAATCCCGCGACTTCAGATAA
- a CDS encoding 2Fe-2S iron-sulfur cluster-binding protein has product MADTHRIQFEPVGIEMEVDEDDKILDAAFRQGIHLMHGCKEGQCSACKSYVLEGDLQMERYSTFACNDAEVAEGYVLLCRAHAFSDCTIELLNFDEDELLGGIPIRTVGTTVAAIEPVTGDIVSLRLRPAEEFDFRPGQYVDLTIPGTDEHRSFSMATIPAGPAGEIEFLIKKYQGGRFSGLLDDGLAVGDELSMTGPYGSSTLKDGHVLPVICVAGGAGMAPILSILRHLVATGSTRPVRFYYGARTAADLFYLEAIQELGAELTGFEFVACLSESAQGADGLQVEEGNVTDVVDRREAELHRSEVYLCGPPPMVDAALTLLEASNVPKDQIFYDKFTSPATDGA; this is encoded by the coding sequence ATGGCCGACACCCACCGTATCCAGTTCGAGCCGGTCGGCATCGAGATGGAGGTCGACGAGGACGACAAGATCCTGGACGCGGCGTTCCGGCAGGGCATTCACCTGATGCACGGCTGCAAGGAGGGGCAGTGCTCCGCCTGCAAGTCGTACGTGCTGGAAGGTGACCTGCAGATGGAGCGCTACTCCACCTTCGCCTGCAACGACGCGGAGGTTGCCGAAGGTTATGTGTTGCTGTGCCGGGCGCACGCGTTCAGCGACTGCACGATCGAGCTGCTGAACTTCGACGAGGACGAACTGCTCGGCGGCATCCCGATCCGGACCGTGGGTACGACGGTGGCCGCGATCGAGCCGGTCACCGGGGACATCGTGTCGCTGCGGCTGCGCCCGGCCGAGGAGTTCGACTTCCGGCCGGGGCAGTACGTCGACCTGACCATCCCCGGCACGGACGAGCACCGGTCGTTCTCGATGGCGACCATACCGGCAGGGCCCGCCGGGGAGATCGAGTTCCTGATCAAGAAGTACCAGGGCGGCCGGTTCTCGGGTCTGCTCGACGACGGCCTGGCGGTCGGCGACGAGCTGTCGATGACCGGGCCGTACGGCTCGTCCACCCTGAAGGACGGGCACGTGCTGCCGGTGATCTGCGTCGCGGGTGGGGCCGGGATGGCGCCGATCCTGTCCATCCTCCGGCACCTCGTCGCGACCGGCAGCACCCGGCCGGTGCGGTTCTACTACGGCGCCCGGACGGCGGCCGACCTGTTCTACCTGGAAGCGATCCAGGAACTCGGTGCTGAGCTCACCGGCTTCGAGTTCGTCGCCTGCCTGTCCGAGTCGGCTCAGGGCGCGGACGGGCTACAGGTCGAGGAGGGCAACGTCACCGACGTCGTGGACCGGCGGGAGGCCGAGCTGCACCGCAGCGAGGTGTACCTGTGCGGGCCGCCGCCGATGGTGGACGCCGCACTGACGTTGCTGGAGGCAAGCAACGTACCGAAGGACCAGATCTTCTACGACAAGTTCACCAGCCCAGCGACCGATGGAGCCTGA
- a CDS encoding alcohol dehydrogenase catalytic domain-containing protein, whose product MYACVVHAAGNLRVEEQDAVEPGAGQVAVRIAYGGICGTDLHYYRDGGVGNFRVQEPLVLGHEVVGWVSAGDLPVGTPVGIHPATPCGECPECVQDRRNICAFSNYLGSAARMPHIQGGFVRELILPAGQVRVLPDGLELRRAVLAEPLSVAIHAVRRAGEGAVDGKRVLVTGAGPIGLLVVAALRKAGAREIIATDLHETPLALAAEVGATATVRADATDWPDEIDTAIEWLAGGLYVDPIVTHTFPLAEAVAAFELASDRTVASKVLLEVSVGTPR is encoded by the coding sequence GTGTACGCGTGTGTGGTGCATGCTGCGGGGAATCTGCGGGTCGAGGAACAGGACGCGGTCGAGCCGGGGGCCGGGCAGGTCGCGGTGCGGATCGCGTACGGCGGGATCTGTGGGACGGATCTGCACTACTACCGCGACGGCGGCGTCGGGAACTTCCGGGTGCAGGAGCCGTTGGTGCTCGGGCACGAGGTGGTCGGGTGGGTGAGTGCGGGGGATCTTCCCGTCGGTACGCCGGTGGGGATCCATCCGGCGACGCCGTGCGGCGAGTGCCCGGAGTGCGTGCAGGACCGGCGGAACATCTGTGCCTTCAGCAACTATCTCGGCAGTGCCGCGCGGATGCCGCACATCCAGGGCGGGTTCGTCCGGGAGCTGATCCTGCCGGCCGGCCAGGTGCGGGTGCTGCCGGACGGGCTGGAGTTGCGGCGGGCCGTGCTGGCGGAGCCGTTGTCGGTGGCGATCCACGCCGTACGGCGGGCCGGTGAAGGAGCGGTGGACGGGAAGCGGGTGCTCGTCACCGGTGCGGGGCCGATCGGTCTGCTGGTGGTGGCCGCGTTGCGGAAGGCGGGGGCGCGGGAGATCATCGCGACCGATCTGCACGAGACCCCGCTGGCGCTGGCGGCCGAGGTCGGTGCGACCGCGACCGTCCGCGCGGACGCGACCGACTGGCCGGACGAGATCGACACCGCGATCGAGTGGCTGGCCGGCGGGCTGTACGTCGACCCGATCGTCACGCACACGTTCCCGCTCGCGGAGGCGGTGGCCGCGTTCGAGCTGGCAAGCGACCGGACGGTCGCGTCGAAGGTCCTGCTGGAGGTCAGCGTCGGTACACCGCGCTGA
- a CDS encoding NADPH-dependent F420 reductase, which produces MTHVSIIGSGNMGQAISAVVAKGGNTVELFNSTDKDRAVTGEVVILATPYPAYQQVLAERADQLAGKVVVDISNPLNFETFDSLTVPADSSAAAELAGKLPDSKVLKAFNTNFAATVATGKAGDVPTAVLIAGDDADAKALLAGIVSAGGLRAVDVGSLKRARELEAVGFLQLTLAVAEKTPWTGGFALA; this is translated from the coding sequence ATGACGCACGTCAGCATCATCGGTAGCGGCAACATGGGGCAGGCGATCTCCGCGGTGGTCGCCAAGGGCGGCAACACCGTCGAGCTGTTCAACTCCACCGACAAGGACCGGGCGGTCACCGGCGAGGTCGTGATCCTCGCGACTCCGTACCCGGCGTACCAGCAGGTGCTCGCCGAGCGCGCCGACCAGTTGGCCGGCAAGGTCGTGGTGGACATCAGCAACCCGCTGAACTTCGAGACCTTCGACTCGCTGACCGTTCCCGCGGACAGTTCCGCGGCGGCGGAGCTGGCCGGCAAGCTCCCGGACTCCAAGGTGCTGAAGGCGTTCAACACGAACTTCGCGGCGACGGTCGCGACCGGCAAGGCCGGCGACGTCCCGACCGCGGTCCTGATCGCCGGCGACGACGCGGACGCCAAGGCGCTGCTGGCCGGGATCGTCTCGGCCGGCGGCCTGCGCGCCGTCGACGTCGGCTCCCTGAAGCGCGCCCGCGAGCTCGAGGCGGTCGGCTTCCTGCAGCTCACCCTCGCGGTCGCCGAGAAGACCCCCTGGACGGGTGGCTTCGCGCTGGCCTGA
- a CDS encoding SRPBCC family protein, protein MTVDVLTEIVIERPVAVVAEYAGDPSNAPRWYANIESVNWRTEPPVGVGSQLDFVAHFLGRRLAYTYDVVELVPGRRLVMRTAQGPFPMETSYEWVPAGTGSTRMTLRNRGEPTGFAGVAAPLMTAAMRRANNKDLTRLKELLEAQ, encoded by the coding sequence ATGACAGTCGACGTACTGACCGAGATCGTGATCGAGCGTCCGGTGGCGGTGGTGGCGGAGTACGCCGGGGATCCGTCCAACGCCCCGCGGTGGTACGCGAACATCGAGTCCGTGAACTGGCGGACCGAGCCGCCCGTGGGCGTCGGATCGCAGCTGGACTTCGTCGCGCACTTCCTGGGGCGGCGGCTGGCCTACACCTATGACGTGGTCGAGCTGGTCCCTGGCCGGCGGCTGGTGATGCGGACGGCGCAGGGGCCGTTCCCGATGGAAACGAGCTACGAGTGGGTGCCGGCGGGTACGGGTTCGACCCGCATGACGTTGCGGAACCGTGGTGAGCCGACAGGGTTCGCCGGGGTCGCGGCGCCGCTGATGACTGCCGCGATGCGGCGAGCGAACAACAAAGACCTCACCCGGTTGAAGGAGCTTCTCGAAGCGCAGTGA
- the mimD gene encoding propane 2-monooxygenase effector subunit MimD: MQFGSDTEFSNKCGVTLMNTPIGRVVAEVMGAKDGVELTEYPSMIRVDGVGLLNFDYAELTDALGSEFDGSVFEEISSTHYGRMVHLDDKTILFASPEDAAEYIGFDLTAH; encoded by the coding sequence ATGCAGTTCGGATCTGACACCGAGTTCTCCAACAAGTGCGGCGTGACGCTGATGAACACGCCGATCGGCCGGGTGGTCGCCGAGGTGATGGGCGCCAAGGACGGCGTCGAGCTGACCGAGTACCCGTCGATGATCCGGGTCGACGGCGTCGGCCTGCTGAACTTCGACTACGCCGAGCTGACCGACGCGCTCGGCTCGGAGTTCGACGGGTCGGTGTTCGAGGAGATCTCCTCCACCCACTACGGCCGGATGGTGCACCTGGACGACAAGACCATCCTGTTCGCCAGCCCCGAGGACGCCGCCGAGTACATCGGCTTCGACCTCACCGCGCATTAG
- a CDS encoding sigma-54-dependent Fis family transcriptional regulator, protein MTLRESILQSWQRSEASLVNVDQPSPAYIPGNVDTTLTRAARPVIDALASELTNEPVCIILTDAKGVVLDRRGGDPALIRRLDAVDLSPGFRYAESEVGTNGIGTALEVGGPILVLGPEHYSGVLRRFACAGAPITHPVTGGQLGVLDITTQAQNSNAVLLSFAKLAARRIQERIVEEANALDQALLSDYYAACRHTGGSVIALGEEVFMINAHAQAHFDSVDQAALIDRTRDARGGTRPCTFIADLPSGFTARLAYQPTYLGHRLAGGIVQVREHRSGLRSAGSTTRVPTLPGVIGASALWRHTVQEVLDSAGRAEWIVAEGEPGTGKLTLLRAVHNYSRPGARLVILDADDPELVNVAATELEEGSDLVLRHAHLLSTEDIHALVDVLQTVRDSLSDEPWIALTVVTGQSGAQDELDTQLLRFFPRTVAVPPLRHHLDDVQALVPHLLARTGVAGVTLSQAALNQLMRLPWPGNVTHLRTVLGEVARRRRSGVVELDGLPAECRATTRRHLTRLEALERDAIVDALAAHHGDKAAAALALGMSRATIYRKIRDYAIVT, encoded by the coding sequence ATGACGCTGCGCGAGTCGATCCTGCAGTCGTGGCAGCGCTCGGAGGCGTCGCTGGTGAACGTCGACCAGCCGTCGCCGGCGTACATCCCGGGGAACGTCGACACCACGCTCACCCGGGCGGCCCGGCCGGTCATCGACGCGCTGGCCTCGGAGCTCACCAACGAGCCGGTCTGCATCATCCTGACCGACGCCAAGGGCGTCGTCCTGGACCGCCGCGGCGGCGATCCGGCGCTGATCCGCCGGCTGGACGCGGTCGACCTGTCCCCCGGTTTCAGGTACGCCGAGTCCGAGGTCGGCACCAACGGGATCGGTACGGCGCTCGAGGTCGGCGGCCCGATCCTGGTGCTCGGACCTGAGCACTACAGCGGTGTACTACGCCGGTTCGCGTGCGCCGGCGCACCGATCACGCACCCGGTCACGGGCGGGCAGCTGGGTGTCCTCGACATCACCACGCAGGCGCAGAACTCGAACGCGGTCCTGCTGTCGTTCGCGAAACTCGCGGCCCGGCGGATCCAGGAACGGATCGTCGAGGAGGCCAACGCGCTCGACCAGGCGCTGCTCAGCGACTACTACGCGGCCTGCCGGCACACCGGCGGCTCGGTGATCGCGCTCGGCGAGGAGGTGTTCATGATCAACGCGCACGCCCAGGCGCACTTCGATTCGGTCGACCAGGCCGCGCTGATCGACCGGACCCGGGACGCCCGCGGCGGCACCCGGCCGTGCACGTTCATCGCCGACCTGCCGAGCGGGTTCACCGCGCGGCTCGCGTACCAGCCGACGTACCTCGGCCACCGCCTGGCCGGCGGCATCGTCCAGGTGCGGGAGCACCGCTCCGGGCTGCGGAGCGCCGGGAGCACGACCCGGGTGCCGACACTGCCCGGCGTCATCGGCGCCAGCGCGCTGTGGCGGCACACCGTGCAGGAGGTCCTCGACTCGGCCGGCCGGGCGGAGTGGATCGTCGCCGAGGGTGAGCCGGGCACCGGCAAGCTGACCCTGCTCCGGGCTGTGCACAACTACTCGCGGCCGGGCGCCCGGTTGGTGATCCTCGACGCCGACGATCCCGAGCTCGTCAACGTCGCGGCCACCGAGCTCGAGGAAGGTTCGGACCTCGTACTGCGGCACGCGCACCTGCTCTCCACCGAGGACATCCACGCACTCGTGGACGTTCTGCAGACCGTCCGCGACAGCCTGTCCGACGAGCCGTGGATCGCGTTGACCGTCGTCACCGGGCAGTCCGGTGCGCAGGACGAGCTCGACACCCAGCTGCTGCGGTTCTTCCCGCGCACAGTCGCCGTACCACCCTTGCGGCACCACCTGGACGACGTACAGGCGCTCGTACCGCACCTGCTCGCGCGCACCGGTGTCGCCGGCGTGACACTCTCCCAGGCCGCGCTCAATCAGCTGATGCGGCTGCCGTGGCCGGGCAACGTGACGCATCTGCGGACGGTCCTCGGCGAGGTCGCGCGGCGGCGTCGGTCCGGAGTCGTCGAGCTCGACGGTCTGCCCGCCGAGTGCCGGGCGACGACGCGCCGGCACCTGACCCGGTTGGAGGCGCTCGAGCGCGACGCGATCGTCGACGCGCTGGCCGCCCACCACGGCGACAAGGCGGCCGCTGCGCTGGCACTCGGGATGTCCCGCGCGACGATCTACCGGAAGATCCGCGACTACGCGATCGTCACCTGA
- a CDS encoding aromatic/alkene monooxygenase hydroxylase subunit beta, whose amino-acid sequence MTHTKQRSFPRIEFTDSEAGALEFPSSTSRSYNYYKPAKLRATMYEDVTVDVQPDPDRHLSQGWIYGFGDGPGGYPKEWTAAKSSNWHAFLDPNEEWDQTIYRNNSAVVHQVDLCLQNAKRARAYDGWNAAWLKFIERNLGAWMHAENGMALHVFTSIQRSGPTNMINTAVAVNAAHKMRFAQDLALFNLDLSEAGGQGKEGTGEGRSADVPFDGSAHKEVWKNAPEWQPTREVVERLTAVGDWCELLFATNIVFEQLVGSLFRSELVMQIAARNGDYITPTIVGTGEYDYDRDLGYTRNLFRLLARDAEHGETNKVLFGEWLATWVPRCLDAAHALQPIWSQPADKSVTFAVSLDAAKQKFRSLLEDLGLDSPKELDQ is encoded by the coding sequence ATGACGCACACCAAGCAACGCAGTTTCCCGAGGATCGAGTTCACCGACTCCGAGGCCGGTGCGCTGGAGTTCCCCAGCTCGACCAGCCGCAGCTACAACTACTACAAGCCGGCCAAGCTGCGCGCGACGATGTACGAGGACGTCACGGTCGACGTCCAGCCGGACCCGGACCGGCACCTGAGCCAGGGCTGGATCTACGGCTTCGGCGACGGCCCGGGCGGCTACCCGAAGGAGTGGACGGCCGCGAAGTCGTCCAACTGGCACGCCTTCCTCGACCCCAACGAGGAGTGGGACCAGACGATCTACCGGAACAACTCCGCGGTCGTCCACCAGGTCGACCTGTGCCTGCAGAACGCGAAGCGGGCCAGGGCGTACGACGGCTGGAACGCGGCCTGGCTGAAGTTCATCGAGCGCAACCTCGGCGCGTGGATGCACGCCGAGAACGGTATGGCCCTGCACGTGTTCACCAGCATCCAGCGCTCCGGGCCGACGAACATGATCAACACCGCGGTCGCGGTCAACGCCGCGCACAAGATGCGGTTCGCTCAGGACCTGGCACTCTTCAACCTGGATCTGTCGGAGGCCGGTGGGCAAGGGAAGGAAGGAACGGGCGAGGGAAGGTCGGCCGACGTACCGTTCGACGGCTCTGCGCACAAGGAGGTCTGGAAGAACGCGCCGGAGTGGCAGCCGACCCGTGAGGTGGTCGAGCGGCTGACGGCGGTCGGTGACTGGTGCGAGCTGCTGTTCGCCACCAACATCGTCTTCGAGCAGCTCGTCGGGTCGCTGTTCCGCAGTGAGCTGGTGATGCAGATCGCCGCCCGCAACGGCGACTACATCACGCCGACCATCGTCGGGACCGGCGAATACGACTACGACCGCGACCTCGGCTACACCCGCAACCTGTTTCGCCTGCTGGCCCGCGACGCGGAGCACGGCGAGACCAACAAGGTGCTGTTCGGCGAGTGGCTCGCGACCTGGGTACCGCGCTGCCTCGACGCCGCGCACGCCCTGCAGCCGATCTGGTCGCAGCCGGCCGACAAGTCCGTCACCTTCGCGGTGAGCCTGGACGCGGCCAAGCAGAAGTTCCGTTCCCTGCTCGAGGACCTCGGGCTCGACTCTCCGAAGGAGCTGGACCAGTGA